From a region of the Pongo abelii isolate AG06213 chromosome 9, NHGRI_mPonAbe1-v2.0_pri, whole genome shotgun sequence genome:
- the EPS8L2 gene encoding epidermal growth factor receptor kinase substrate 8-like protein 2 isoform X1 gives MSQSGTMSCCPGATNGSLGRSDGVAKMSPKDLFEQRKKYSNSNVIMHETSQYHVQHLATFIMDKSEAITSVDDAIRKLVQLSSKEKIWTQEMLLQVNDQSLRLLDIESQEELENFPLPTVQRSQTVLNQLRYPSVLLLVCQDSEQSKPDVHFFHCDEVEAELVHEDIESALADCRLGKKMRPQTLKGHQEKIRQRQSILPPPQGPAPIPFQHRGGDSPQAKNRVGPQVPLSEPGFRRRESQEEEPRALLAQKIEKETQILNCALDDIEWFVARLQKAAEAFKQLNQRKKGKKKGKKAPAEGVLTLRARPPSEGEFIDCFQKTKLAINLLAKLQKHIQNPSAAELVHFLFGPLDLIVNTCGGPDIARSVSCPLLSRDAVDFLRGHLVPKEMSLWESLGESWMRPRSEWPWEPQVPLYVPKFHSGWEPPMDVLQEAPWEVEGLASAPIEEVSPVSRQSIRNSQKHSPTSEPTPPGDALPPVSSPHTHRGYQPTPAMAKYVKILYDFTARNANELSVLKDEVLEVLEDGRQWWKLRSRSGQAGYVPCNILGEARPEDAGAPFEQAGQKYWGPASPTHKLPPSFPGNKDELMQHMDEVNDELIRKISNIRAQPQRHFRVERSQPVSQPLTYESGPDEVRAWLEAKAFSPRIVENLGILTGPQLFSLNKEELKKVCGEEGVRVYSQLTVQKAFLEKQQSGSELEELMNKFHSMNQRRGEDS, from the exons CACCTGGCCACATTCATCATGGACAAGAGCGAAGCCATCACGTCTGTGGACGACGCCATCCGGAAGCTGGTGCAGCTGAGCTCCAAGGAGAAGATCTGGACCCAGGAGATGCTGCTGCAGGTGAACGACCAGTCGCTGCGGCTGCTGGACATCGAGTCTCAG GAGGAGCTGGAAAACTTCCCACTGCCCACTGTGCAGCGCAGCCAGACGGTCCTGAACCAGCTGCGCTACCCATCTGTGCTGCTGCTCGTGTGCCAGGACTCGGAGCAGAGCAAGCCGGATGTCCACTTCTTCCACTGCGATGAGGTGGAG GCAGAGCTGGTGCACGAGGACATCGAGAGCGCGTTGGCCGACTGCCGGCTGGGCAAGAAGATGCGGCCGCAGACCCTGAA GGGACACCAGGAGAAGATTCGGCAGCGGCAGTCcatcctgccccctccccagggcCCGGCGCCCATCCCCTTCCAGCACCGCGGCGGGGATTCCCCGCAGGCCAAGAATCGCGTGGGCCCGCAGGTGCCACTCAGCGAGCCAG GTTTCCGCCGTCGGGAGTCGCAGGAGGAGGAGCCGCGGGCCTTGCTGGCTCAGAAGATAGAGAAGGAGACG CAAATCCTCAACTGCGCCCTGGACGACATTGAGTGGTTTGTGGCCCGGCTGCAGAAGGCGGCTGAGGCTTTCAAGCAGCTGAACCAGcggaagaaggggaagaagaagggcAAGAAGGCGCCAGCAG AGGGCGTCCTCACACTGCGGGCACGGCCCCCCTCTGAGGGCGAGTTCATTGACTGCTTCCAGAAAACCAAGCTGGCGATTAACTTGCTG GCAAAGCTGCAGAAGCACATCCAGAACCCCAGCGCCGCGGAGCTCGTGCACTTCCTCTTCGGGCCTCTGGACCTG ATTGTCAACACCTGCGGTGGCCCAGACATCGCACGCTCCGTCTCCTGCCCACTGCTCTCCCGAGATGCCGTGGACTTCCTGCGCGGCCACCTGGTCCCTAAGGAGATGTCGCTGTGGGAGTCATTGGGAGAGAGCTGGATGCGGCCCCG CTCCGAGTGGCCGTGGGAGCCGCAGGTACCCCTGTACGTGCCCAAGTTCCACAGCGGCTGGGAGCCTCCCATGGATGTGCTGCAGGAAGCCCCCTGGGAAGTGGAGGGGCTGGCGTCTGCCCCCATCGAGGAG GTGAGTCCAGTGAGCCGACAGTCCATACGAAACTCCCAGAAGCACAGCCCCACTTCAGAGCCCACCCCCCCAGGGGATGCCCTACCACCAGTCAGCTCCCCACATACTCACAG GGGCTACCAGCCAACACCAGCCATGGCCAAGTACGTCAAGATCCTGTACGACTTCACAGCCCGAAATGCCAACGAGCTATCGGTGCTCAAGGATGAGGTCCTAGAg GTGCTGGAGGACGGCCGGCAGTGGTGGAAGCTGCGCAGCCGCAGCGGCCAGGCTGGGTACGTGCCCTGTAACATCCTAGGCGAGGCGCGGCCCGAGGACGCCGGCGCCCCCTTCGAGCAG GCCGGTCAGAAGTACTGGGGCCCCGCCAGCCCGACCCACAAGCTGCCCCCAAGCTTCCCGGGGAACAAAGACG AGCTCATGCAGCACATGGACGAGGTCAACGACGAGCTCATCCGGAAAATCAGCAACATCAGGGCGCAGCCACAGAGGCACTTCCGCGTGGAGCGCAGCCAGCCCGTGAGCCAGCCGCTCACCTACGAGTCGGGCCCGGACGAGGTCCGCGCCTGGCTGGAAGCCAAGGCCTTCAGCCCGCG GATCGTGGAGAACCTGGGCATCCTCACCGGGCCGCAGCTCTTCTCCCTCAACAAGGAGGAGCTGAAGAAGGTGTGCGGCGAGGAGGGCGTCCGCGTGTACAGCCAGCTCACCGTGCAGAAGGCCTTCCTGGAG AAGCAGCAAAGTGGGTCGGAGCTGGAAGAACTCATGAACAAGTTTCATTCCATGAATCAGAGGAGGGGGGAGGACAGCTAG
- the EPS8L2 gene encoding epidermal growth factor receptor kinase substrate 8-like protein 2 isoform X4 gives MSQSGTMSCCPGATNGSLGRSDGVAKMSPKDLFEQRKKYSNSNVIMHETSQYHVQHLATFIMDKSEAITSVDDAIRKLVQLSSKEKIWTQEMLLQVNDQSLRLLDIESQEELENFPLPTVQRSQTVLNQLRYPSVLLLVCQDSEQSKPDVHFFHCDEVEAELVHEDIESALADCRLGKKMRPQTLKGHQEKIRQRQSILPPPQGPAPIPFQHRGGDSPQAKNRVGPQVPLSEPGFRRRESQEEEPRALLAQKIEKETQILNCALDDIEWFVARLQKAAEAFKQLNQRKKGKKKGKKAPAEGVLTLRARPPSEGEFIDCFQKTKLAINLLAKLQKHIQNPSAAELVHFLFGPLDLIVNTCGGPDIARSVSCPLLSRDAVDFLRGHLVPKEMSLWESLGESWMRPRSEWPWEPQVPLYVPKFHSGWEPPMDVLQEAPWEVEGLASAPIEEVSPVSRQSIRNSQKHSPTSEPTPPGDALPPVSSPHTHRGYQPTPAMAKYVKILYDFTARNANELSVLKDEVLEVLEDGRQWWKLRSRSGQAGYVPCNILGEARPEDAGAPFEQAGQKYWGPASPTHKLPPSFPGNKDELMQHMDEVNDELIRKISNIRAQPQRHFRVERSQPVSQPLTYESGPDEVRAWLEAKAFSPRIVENLGILTGPQLFSLNKEELKKVCGEEGVRVYSQLTVQKAFLEVSPPALRRHAPPASAPSPPTPVPGVAEQGGGRHPDPWDPRLRMPPFLLPRSSKVGRSWKNS, from the exons CACCTGGCCACATTCATCATGGACAAGAGCGAAGCCATCACGTCTGTGGACGACGCCATCCGGAAGCTGGTGCAGCTGAGCTCCAAGGAGAAGATCTGGACCCAGGAGATGCTGCTGCAGGTGAACGACCAGTCGCTGCGGCTGCTGGACATCGAGTCTCAG GAGGAGCTGGAAAACTTCCCACTGCCCACTGTGCAGCGCAGCCAGACGGTCCTGAACCAGCTGCGCTACCCATCTGTGCTGCTGCTCGTGTGCCAGGACTCGGAGCAGAGCAAGCCGGATGTCCACTTCTTCCACTGCGATGAGGTGGAG GCAGAGCTGGTGCACGAGGACATCGAGAGCGCGTTGGCCGACTGCCGGCTGGGCAAGAAGATGCGGCCGCAGACCCTGAA GGGACACCAGGAGAAGATTCGGCAGCGGCAGTCcatcctgccccctccccagggcCCGGCGCCCATCCCCTTCCAGCACCGCGGCGGGGATTCCCCGCAGGCCAAGAATCGCGTGGGCCCGCAGGTGCCACTCAGCGAGCCAG GTTTCCGCCGTCGGGAGTCGCAGGAGGAGGAGCCGCGGGCCTTGCTGGCTCAGAAGATAGAGAAGGAGACG CAAATCCTCAACTGCGCCCTGGACGACATTGAGTGGTTTGTGGCCCGGCTGCAGAAGGCGGCTGAGGCTTTCAAGCAGCTGAACCAGcggaagaaggggaagaagaagggcAAGAAGGCGCCAGCAG AGGGCGTCCTCACACTGCGGGCACGGCCCCCCTCTGAGGGCGAGTTCATTGACTGCTTCCAGAAAACCAAGCTGGCGATTAACTTGCTG GCAAAGCTGCAGAAGCACATCCAGAACCCCAGCGCCGCGGAGCTCGTGCACTTCCTCTTCGGGCCTCTGGACCTG ATTGTCAACACCTGCGGTGGCCCAGACATCGCACGCTCCGTCTCCTGCCCACTGCTCTCCCGAGATGCCGTGGACTTCCTGCGCGGCCACCTGGTCCCTAAGGAGATGTCGCTGTGGGAGTCATTGGGAGAGAGCTGGATGCGGCCCCG CTCCGAGTGGCCGTGGGAGCCGCAGGTACCCCTGTACGTGCCCAAGTTCCACAGCGGCTGGGAGCCTCCCATGGATGTGCTGCAGGAAGCCCCCTGGGAAGTGGAGGGGCTGGCGTCTGCCCCCATCGAGGAG GTGAGTCCAGTGAGCCGACAGTCCATACGAAACTCCCAGAAGCACAGCCCCACTTCAGAGCCCACCCCCCCAGGGGATGCCCTACCACCAGTCAGCTCCCCACATACTCACAG GGGCTACCAGCCAACACCAGCCATGGCCAAGTACGTCAAGATCCTGTACGACTTCACAGCCCGAAATGCCAACGAGCTATCGGTGCTCAAGGATGAGGTCCTAGAg GTGCTGGAGGACGGCCGGCAGTGGTGGAAGCTGCGCAGCCGCAGCGGCCAGGCTGGGTACGTGCCCTGTAACATCCTAGGCGAGGCGCGGCCCGAGGACGCCGGCGCCCCCTTCGAGCAG GCCGGTCAGAAGTACTGGGGCCCCGCCAGCCCGACCCACAAGCTGCCCCCAAGCTTCCCGGGGAACAAAGACG AGCTCATGCAGCACATGGACGAGGTCAACGACGAGCTCATCCGGAAAATCAGCAACATCAGGGCGCAGCCACAGAGGCACTTCCGCGTGGAGCGCAGCCAGCCCGTGAGCCAGCCGCTCACCTACGAGTCGGGCCCGGACGAGGTCCGCGCCTGGCTGGAAGCCAAGGCCTTCAGCCCGCG GATCGTGGAGAACCTGGGCATCCTCACCGGGCCGCAGCTCTTCTCCCTCAACAAGGAGGAGCTGAAGAAGGTGTGCGGCGAGGAGGGCGTCCGCGTGTACAGCCAGCTCACCGTGCAGAAGGCCTTCCTGGAGGTGAGCCCGCCTGCGCTCCGGCGCCACGCCCCTCCTGCCTCTGCGCCCTCCCCGCCCACGCCGGTTCCTGGGGTCGCAGAGCAGGGGGGAGGCCGGCACCCAGACCCGTGGGACCCCCGGCTGAGGATGCCCCCATTTCTCCTCCCTAGAAGCAGCAAAGTGGGTCGGAGCTGGAAGAACTCATGA